The genome window ATGGACGCTTTTTCCTATCTGTCGGTCCTGCTGTCGATCATTCTGGGCCTGGCGATCACCCAGGTACTGCAGGGCTATCGCGCGCTGATCCTCGCCCGGGGGCGGGTCAAACTGGCGCCGACCGCGCTGATCTGGAGCGCGGTTATCCTGGTCTCGGCGGTCCAGGCGTGGTGGGCCAGCTTCGGGCTTCGCGACCATTTGGAATGGAGCTTCGCCACCTTCGCCGTCATCCTGCTGCAGATGATCCTGCTTTACATGCAGTCGGCGATCGTCCTGCCCGACCCGTCGACCACCGCCGAGGCGATCGACCTCGACGCGCACCACGAAGCGCATCGCCGCGCCTTCTTTGGGTTCCTGCTCGGTACGATCGCTGCCAGCTTGCTGAAGGATGTGATGCTCGACGGAAGCCTGCCCGAGCCGCGCAATCTGGTCGGGCAGCTGATTGCGGCAGGGCTCGCCGTTGTCGGCATGGTCATTGCCGACCGCCGCGTGCAACTGGCCATCGCGCTTCTCGCTGCGGCCGGGCTGGCAATTTACATCGGGTTGCTGTTCGCCGAACTTTGAAATCACTTGCGGCCGGCGCAGCGCCGTTGACCGGGGGGCGCGCCTCGATTATGGGCCCCCTCGTCCGACGGGCTCCCGCGATTCCTCGCATCCTCGACGACAAGAGCTGAACATTGCTCGAGCAACGCGAAGGCCGGTGACCCCACGGGTCGTCCGGCAATTCGCGCTTTTGCGTTGGGCAAAGTAACCGCGGGGATGTGCCTCGCAACGAAAGGTGAAGGCTTCATGCCGACGATTAACCAGCTGATCCGCAAGGGTCGCGAACCGCAGAAGGCCAAGTCGAAGGTCCCTGCGATGGAGCAGAACCCGCAAAAGCGCGGAGTCTGCACGCGTGTCTATACCACGACCCCGAAGAAGCCGAACTCGGCGCTGCGCAAGGTGGCCAAGGTCCGCCTGACCAACCAGCGCGAAGTGATCAGCTACATCCCCGGCGAGGGCCACAACCTGCAGGAGCACAGCGTCGTGCTGATCCGCGGCGGGCGTGTGCGCGACCTTCCGGGCGTGCGCTACCACGTGCTTCGCGGCGTGCTCGACACCCAGGGTGTCAAGGACCGCCGCCAGTCGCGTTCGAAGTACGGCGCCAAGCGCCCCAAATAATCCCGCAGCGAGTAAGCCCCGGCCTCCTGTTCATCGCAGGCGGTGCCGGACCAGGCTGAAGAGAAAGGAAATTCCATGTCCCGTCGCCGCCGCCCAGAGAAGCGCGTGATCCTGCCGGACCCCAAGTTCGGCGATCTCATCCTCTCCAAGTTCATGAATTCGGTCATGCTCGACGGCAAGAAGTCGGTCGCCGAGAGCATCGTCTACACCGCGCTCGACAATGTCGAATCGCGCCTCAAGAAGGACCCGCTGGCGGTGTTCCACGAGGCGCTCGCCAATGTGAAGCCGGGCATCGAGGTCCGCAGCCGCCGGGTCGGCGGTGCGACCTACCAGGTGCCGGTCGAGGTGCGCGACGTGCGCGCCCAGGCGCTGGCCATCCGCTGGCTGATCACCGCCGCCCGCGCGCGCAGCGAGAAGACCATGTCGGGCCGCCTGTCGGGCGAGCTGATGGACGCATCGCAGAACCGCGGCA of Sphingomonas mesophila contains these proteins:
- the rpsG gene encoding 30S ribosomal protein S7, whose translation is MSRRRRPEKRVILPDPKFGDLILSKFMNSVMLDGKKSVAESIVYTALDNVESRLKKDPLAVFHEALANVKPGIEVRSRRVGGATYQVPVEVRDVRAQALAIRWLITAARARSEKTMSGRLSGELMDASQNRGNAVKKREDTHRMAEANRAFSHYRW
- the rpsL gene encoding 30S ribosomal protein S12, which translates into the protein MPTINQLIRKGREPQKAKSKVPAMEQNPQKRGVCTRVYTTTPKKPNSALRKVAKVRLTNQREVISYIPGEGHNLQEHSVVLIRGGRVRDLPGVRYHVLRGVLDTQGVKDRRQSRSKYGAKRPK